The proteins below come from a single Pandoraea apista genomic window:
- a CDS encoding molybdopterin-dependent oxidoreductase: MPLNPMRMPAGASPDIRLSANGASLTRVSPAPETPAPLVSREVVVSGCVNRRHSFDLCSLMRLPTQLTGPLDVVCLSGRTVRSASDYKGVRLTALLDIARLRLPQARDFTRAFVLAQGADGYTVMFSWHELYNTPVGVGALVVYERDGLPLSDDEGGIGLISTCDLRVALRQVRALKRLTVHLADPAPI, encoded by the coding sequence ATGCCCCTCAACCCTATGCGTATGCCCGCCGGCGCTTCGCCGGACATTCGACTAAGCGCCAACGGCGCGTCGCTCACGCGGGTGAGCCCTGCCCCCGAGACACCGGCCCCGCTCGTCTCTCGCGAAGTCGTCGTCTCGGGCTGCGTCAATCGCCGTCATTCCTTCGATCTCTGTTCGCTCATGCGTCTGCCGACCCAACTGACCGGGCCGCTCGACGTCGTCTGTCTGTCAGGCCGGACGGTACGAAGCGCGAGCGATTACAAAGGCGTACGGCTGACCGCGCTGCTCGACATTGCGCGCCTGCGTCTGCCGCAGGCGCGCGACTTCACGCGGGCATTCGTGCTGGCACAGGGAGCCGACGGCTATACCGTCATGTTTTCGTGGCATGAGTTGTACAACACGCCCGTCGGCGTCGGCGCGCTCGTTGTCTATGAGCGCGACGGCCTGCCACTGAGCGACGACGAAGGAGGCATCGGCCTAATTTCGACGTGCGACCTGCGCGTGGCGCTACGCCAGGTACGAGCACTCAAGCGGCTTACCGTCCATTTGGCCGATCCGGCGCCGATTTGA
- a CDS encoding ABC transporter substrate-binding protein translates to MNRRELLKLAAAASLPGSLFSARDVFAQSTGAIQLACPVPMSGPFAANGKFADLGMKLIVEQYGKVLGRPLAYTTLDTEGKPATAIRRVQEIAQQKGARFFAGGILSSEALAMGKEAEKAGGIFITTAGADEITGKDCNNATFRWSVPTFGAIEQTVRPLIESMPKAKRWYTITPQYVFGDGLLTAAKNIFKEKGIEHVGNSYHSLSEKEFSGYLTNAAAAKPDVLLILNFGSQSSDTLRQAVSFGMKKNCTILMAWASGLEQFETLGADLCEGVYFGAQYWHAVASPLNLDLVKRTQDRFKQNPNYSLAGSYICTKLMLDAMVKAGSADPKAVIAAMEGMKYDGLTGPEEIRKGDHQVLKNYYLLKGKAKSKMKNADDYADIVSAGKSFLPLDKTECKMV, encoded by the coding sequence TTGAATCGTCGTGAACTGTTGAAGCTCGCCGCTGCGGCGTCTCTGCCTGGCTCCCTATTCTCCGCTCGCGACGTGTTCGCGCAAAGCACCGGCGCCATTCAATTGGCGTGTCCGGTGCCGATGTCGGGACCGTTCGCCGCCAATGGCAAATTCGCCGATCTCGGCATGAAACTCATCGTCGAGCAGTACGGCAAAGTGCTGGGCCGCCCGCTCGCCTACACGACCCTCGACACGGAAGGCAAACCCGCCACGGCCATCCGCCGCGTGCAGGAGATCGCCCAACAAAAGGGCGCACGTTTTTTCGCCGGCGGCATTCTGTCGTCAGAAGCCCTGGCGATGGGCAAGGAAGCCGAGAAGGCCGGCGGCATCTTCATCACCACGGCCGGCGCCGACGAAATCACGGGCAAGGACTGTAACAACGCCACGTTCCGCTGGTCGGTGCCGACCTTCGGCGCCATCGAGCAAACGGTGCGTCCGCTGATCGAATCGATGCCCAAGGCCAAGCGCTGGTACACGATCACGCCGCAATACGTGTTCGGCGACGGCCTGCTCACTGCTGCGAAGAACATCTTCAAAGAGAAGGGCATCGAGCACGTTGGCAACAGCTATCACTCGCTATCGGAGAAAGAGTTCTCCGGCTATCTCACGAACGCGGCCGCCGCCAAGCCCGACGTGCTGCTGATCCTGAACTTCGGTTCGCAATCGTCCGACACGTTGCGTCAGGCGGTGAGCTTCGGCATGAAGAAGAACTGCACGATCCTGATGGCGTGGGCATCGGGTCTGGAGCAGTTCGAGACCCTGGGCGCCGACCTGTGCGAGGGGGTGTACTTCGGCGCGCAATACTGGCACGCGGTGGCCTCGCCGCTGAACCTCGATCTGGTCAAGCGCACGCAAGACCGTTTCAAGCAGAACCCGAACTACAGTCTCGCAGGCTCGTACATCTGCACCAAGCTCATGCTCGACGCCATGGTCAAGGCGGGCAGCGCCGACCCGAAGGCGGTGATCGCTGCGATGGAAGGCATGAAGTACGATGGCCTCACAGGACCGGAAGAGATTCGCAAGGGCGACCATCAGGTGCTCAAGAACTACTATCTGCTCAAGGGCAAGGCCAAGTCGAAGATGAAGAACGCCGACGACTACGCCGACATCGTCAGCGCCGGGAAATCGTTCCTGCCGCTCGATAAGACCGAGTGCAAGATGGTCTGA
- a CDS encoding branched-chain amino acid ABC transporter permease — protein MLVRYRFWLLAAAVTLILPVTLSSGTLATEVLVYALAVLGCNLLLGYTGLLSFGQGIFFGLGSYTLGIMLTRTALPMPLAIVISIVLGAVIAAVVGSFAIRQKGTYFVMLTLACAQMFYFLAYTATEWTGGDNGLLDIPRKSLAIGGKTLIPLETPWQYYTFVAVIFLIVFAVLLRVADSVFGRTLLAIRDNETRAAAIGYHVKTFKLVAFAISGAVTALAGALHALMTGIAPLSNIEYHTSEMILVMTVIGGTGNLFASVLGAAFYVLAADWLSTLWPRWLLLLGLLLIAVSLFMHRGLWGVGESLWYRITGKRGNANGKLDTQGDAT, from the coding sequence ATGCTGGTACGTTACCGTTTTTGGCTGCTCGCCGCCGCCGTCACGCTGATTCTGCCGGTCACGCTGTCGTCGGGCACGCTCGCGACCGAAGTACTCGTCTATGCGCTCGCCGTGCTCGGTTGCAATCTCCTGCTCGGCTACACGGGGCTGCTCTCGTTCGGTCAAGGCATCTTCTTCGGCCTGGGCAGCTACACGCTGGGCATCATGCTCACGCGCACGGCGTTGCCCATGCCGCTCGCCATTGTCATCTCGATCGTGCTGGGCGCCGTGATCGCCGCCGTGGTCGGCAGCTTTGCGATCCGGCAAAAGGGCACCTACTTCGTGATGCTGACCCTCGCCTGTGCGCAGATGTTCTACTTCCTCGCCTACACCGCGACGGAATGGACCGGCGGCGACAACGGTCTGCTCGACATTCCGCGCAAGTCGCTCGCGATCGGCGGCAAGACACTGATTCCGCTCGAGACACCGTGGCAGTACTACACCTTTGTCGCCGTCATTTTTCTGATCGTCTTTGCCGTGCTGCTGCGGGTGGCTGACTCGGTGTTCGGACGCACGCTACTCGCCATTCGCGACAACGAAACCCGTGCCGCCGCCATCGGCTATCACGTGAAGACGTTCAAGCTCGTGGCGTTCGCCATCTCGGGGGCGGTCACGGCGCTCGCCGGTGCACTGCATGCGCTGATGACGGGCATCGCGCCGCTATCCAACATCGAGTACCACACGAGCGAGATGATCCTCGTGATGACGGTCATCGGCGGCACGGGCAACCTGTTCGCATCGGTGTTGGGCGCAGCGTTCTACGTGCTTGCCGCCGACTGGCTCTCCACGCTCTGGCCGCGCTGGCTGCTATTGCTCGGTCTGTTGCTCATTGCCGTGAGTCTGTTTATGCACCGCGGCCTGTGGGGCGTGGGGGAATCGCTGTGGTACCGGATCACCGGTAAGCGCGGCAACGCCAACGGCAAACTGGATACGCAGGGAGATGCAACATGA
- a CDS encoding ABC transporter ATP-binding protein, translating into MSNAPNVLIEASGVVKRYGKFTALHGVDLRVAPRTVHSVIGPNGAGKTTLFHMLTGTVPVSGGRIVFDGHDVTTEADYRRVQRGIARSFQVTALFQNLSVRENLRLAALGVTPRHALSCWRKADGPRACAAVVDDVLTRLALTRHADTAAGALSHGQQRRLEVGMALAARPKAIFLDEPTSGMGIDDLDDMKQLIRGLRDDHTVVLIEHNMNIVMDISDTITVMQQGRVLVEGKPDAIRADDRVRAAYLGNMITGGRA; encoded by the coding sequence ATGAGCAACGCCCCTAACGTGCTTATCGAAGCCAGCGGCGTCGTCAAACGCTATGGCAAGTTCACCGCGTTGCACGGCGTGGATTTGCGCGTGGCGCCACGCACTGTGCACTCCGTCATCGGCCCGAACGGCGCCGGCAAGACCACGCTGTTTCACATGCTCACCGGCACGGTGCCGGTCTCGGGCGGGCGCATCGTGTTCGACGGCCACGACGTGACGACCGAAGCCGATTACCGGCGTGTGCAGCGCGGCATTGCCCGTTCGTTTCAGGTCACGGCGCTCTTCCAGAACCTCTCCGTACGCGAGAATCTGCGCCTCGCCGCACTGGGGGTCACGCCGCGTCACGCGCTCTCGTGCTGGCGCAAGGCCGACGGCCCGCGCGCGTGCGCCGCCGTCGTCGACGATGTGCTCACACGGCTCGCCCTCACGCGTCACGCCGACACCGCTGCGGGTGCGCTTTCGCACGGACAGCAACGCCGCCTCGAAGTCGGCATGGCGCTCGCGGCGCGTCCCAAGGCGATTTTTCTCGACGAACCGACGTCCGGCATGGGCATCGACGATCTCGACGATATGAAGCAGCTCATTCGCGGCCTGCGCGACGACCACACGGTGGTGCTCATCGAGCACAACATGAACATCGTGATGGACATCTCCGACACGATCACCGTCATGCAGCAAGGCCGCGTGCTGGTCGAAGGCAAGCCGGACGCGATCCGTGCCGACGATCGCGTGCGCGCCGCCTATCTCGGCAACATGATTACCGGAGGCCGCGCATGA
- a CDS encoding BTAD domain-containing putative transcriptional regulator, giving the protein MQATRSLYLLGPMRVEQGKQACAVKYTKARGLLAYLALQPGYHTRGALADLFWPDEDGQGGRDKLKRMLFHLRDTLGDELFESDRQVVRLRPETGLWIDAHVFASMIEQANRTLDGVTGLDLAANLQHLADAVALYQGPFLHGLSVRDTPDLEQWIELQREEYQRRRVFGERLLADGYARLGDLDQALAHARQLVALAPFDESGWHCLLALLLRAGRRDEAETEYRRLCDVLREELGEMPGAALTQLLETPPARMEQRATGPERRQLTVVAIEFAPNGIDDPDQLVGMMRPPLVQCETILRQSWGYTMRTPTGGLLGYFGYPTALEGAGRHAVEAAMRCVQASTARVGIGAGVHTGLVISSVADDSPDTGGRVSRSATQLADMALPGEVVICDATQRLIGVAIATTPHGTVRERHANRDISVFRVNPDPTPERRSRRRAAMLFGRDAVLAELSCAHSAMRDASTAQGMLALVIGEAGIGKSALVRHFIETRGLRAIDLACAQDGAGTPFHPIARWLRTQSAADASQLPQPALLAHRRLRALFDMHADGNVPHAWKQAVLDEAPALLAALLPDGGVLMLDDAHWADPSTQELLALMAENPPAGRLLIVCARPEFELPWHHTASLRRIDLAPLDAGAAASIVRAATPRVALPAAMRERIVHLAEGVPLFLQELARATAAQQGGRGPAGVMPMPASLQELMMARIDAAGSAKPVAHFASCLGPEFQADVLAVASGRSMTLVERALDTLVACALVQRQDNGRYVFRHALLHKAAYDAQPQERRQDAHRRIALAMREHDALAVQTEPEVLAWHFRQADEPEAAIEHYRLAGEYATGRQAFREACAHYQSALDVLRQTGSSTQIAQQELALRMALGVPLVALHGYGSEPARHNFETALALAQPMGDDIALFPVYWGLWLGSSSWSDFDRSVELARKLILIAEQADAAPLLAHAYYALGNSLCCYGDFGGAVTALETGLSYYRPEHADTGLGEDARITGLSFLSWAYWFTGRHDASLAASEEALAMGRQQGRRYSFSFALVFAALLRRLRREVAPAEALASEASEVAMETGVALWALAGQTIRGWALASRGDVSGLERITDSVGRLSEIMGGVEGIFFGLLVEACAGTGDIALGLHAAERGAHVAARRSDAHWQAEFLRQKGDFLRAGHHPDDAVRPWLEQALQIARAQASPMLTLRAALSLLRLSGGNAPGDDERVRLLREALDALKGGETLADVQEARAMIANLSAPQPARHTARYGS; this is encoded by the coding sequence ATGCAAGCCACCAGATCGCTCTACCTGCTGGGTCCGATGCGGGTCGAACAAGGCAAACAGGCCTGCGCCGTGAAGTACACGAAAGCGCGCGGGCTGTTGGCCTATCTCGCCCTGCAACCGGGCTATCACACGCGCGGCGCGCTCGCCGACCTGTTCTGGCCGGATGAAGACGGCCAGGGCGGTCGCGACAAACTCAAGCGCATGCTCTTTCACCTGCGCGATACGCTCGGCGACGAACTTTTCGAGTCCGATCGTCAGGTCGTGCGCCTGCGTCCCGAAACAGGCCTGTGGATCGACGCGCACGTTTTCGCGAGCATGATCGAACAGGCGAATCGCACGCTCGACGGCGTTACGGGACTCGATCTGGCGGCCAACCTCCAGCATCTCGCCGACGCCGTAGCCCTTTACCAGGGCCCCTTCCTGCACGGCCTGTCGGTCCGCGACACCCCCGATCTCGAACAATGGATCGAGCTGCAACGCGAGGAATACCAGCGCCGCCGTGTCTTTGGCGAGCGGCTGCTCGCGGACGGTTACGCCCGCTTGGGCGACCTCGATCAGGCGCTGGCTCACGCGCGACAGCTCGTGGCGCTCGCGCCGTTCGACGAATCGGGCTGGCATTGCCTGCTCGCGCTGCTGTTGCGAGCCGGGCGTCGCGATGAAGCCGAAACCGAATACCGCCGCCTGTGCGATGTGCTGCGCGAAGAGCTCGGGGAGATGCCCGGTGCCGCCCTCACGCAGTTGCTCGAAACACCTCCCGCGCGCATGGAACAACGCGCCACGGGGCCCGAGCGTCGCCAACTGACGGTCGTGGCCATTGAATTCGCGCCCAACGGCATCGACGATCCCGATCAGCTCGTAGGCATGATGCGTCCGCCCCTCGTGCAGTGCGAAACGATCCTGCGCCAGTCGTGGGGTTACACGATGCGCACACCGACAGGTGGCCTGCTCGGCTATTTCGGCTATCCCACCGCACTGGAGGGCGCCGGCCGGCACGCGGTCGAAGCTGCCATGCGTTGCGTGCAGGCAAGCACGGCGCGCGTGGGCATCGGTGCGGGCGTTCACACTGGACTCGTCATCAGTTCGGTCGCCGACGACAGCCCCGACACGGGCGGACGCGTCTCACGATCCGCCACGCAACTGGCCGACATGGCGCTCCCCGGCGAAGTCGTCATCTGCGACGCCACGCAACGCCTCATCGGCGTTGCCATCGCGACCACGCCTCACGGCACGGTGCGCGAGCGCCATGCGAATCGAGATATCTCGGTATTCCGCGTCAATCCCGACCCGACGCCGGAGCGCCGGTCGCGCCGCCGCGCAGCCATGCTCTTCGGCCGCGATGCGGTACTGGCCGAACTGTCCTGCGCTCACTCGGCCATGCGCGACGCCAGCACCGCTCAGGGCATGCTTGCGCTGGTGATCGGCGAGGCCGGTATTGGCAAGTCGGCGCTCGTGCGTCACTTCATTGAGACACGCGGACTGCGTGCGATCGATCTGGCCTGCGCACAAGACGGCGCGGGCACGCCTTTCCATCCGATCGCCCGCTGGCTGCGCACGCAGTCCGCCGCCGACGCCTCGCAACTCCCGCAACCCGCCCTGCTCGCTCATCGGCGTCTGCGCGCGTTGTTCGACATGCACGCCGACGGCAATGTGCCGCACGCGTGGAAGCAGGCCGTGCTCGACGAAGCGCCTGCGCTGCTCGCCGCGCTGCTGCCCGATGGCGGCGTACTCATGCTCGACGACGCTCACTGGGCCGATCCGTCTACGCAGGAATTGCTCGCGCTCATGGCCGAGAATCCGCCGGCCGGCCGTCTGTTGATCGTCTGCGCCCGCCCCGAGTTCGAGTTGCCCTGGCATCACACGGCGAGCTTGCGCCGCATCGATCTGGCACCGCTCGACGCGGGCGCAGCCGCCTCCATCGTGCGCGCCGCGACACCGCGAGTTGCCCTGCCGGCGGCCATGCGCGAGCGCATCGTGCATCTCGCCGAGGGGGTCCCGCTGTTCCTGCAAGAGCTGGCACGCGCCACCGCCGCGCAACAAGGCGGACGTGGCCCCGCTGGCGTCATGCCGATGCCGGCCAGCCTTCAGGAATTGATGATGGCGCGCATCGACGCCGCAGGCAGCGCCAAGCCGGTGGCTCACTTTGCGTCGTGCCTCGGCCCCGAGTTTCAGGCCGACGTACTCGCCGTCGCGAGCGGACGTTCGATGACCCTGGTCGAGCGCGCGCTCGACACGCTGGTCGCCTGCGCCCTCGTGCAACGTCAGGACAACGGCCGTTACGTCTTCCGTCACGCGCTGCTGCACAAAGCCGCGTACGACGCGCAACCGCAGGAGCGCCGTCAGGATGCCCACCGGCGGATTGCGCTCGCCATGCGCGAGCACGACGCGTTGGCCGTGCAGACCGAGCCCGAAGTGCTCGCCTGGCATTTCCGGCAGGCCGACGAGCCGGAAGCGGCGATCGAGCACTACCGTCTTGCCGGCGAATACGCCACGGGCCGCCAGGCCTTCCGTGAAGCGTGTGCCCACTACCAAAGCGCACTGGACGTCTTGCGACAAACGGGCTCCAGTACCCAGATTGCGCAGCAGGAATTGGCACTGCGCATGGCGCTTGGCGTGCCGCTCGTCGCTTTGCACGGGTACGGCTCGGAGCCGGCGCGTCACAACTTTGAAACGGCGCTCGCCCTCGCACAGCCGATGGGCGACGACATCGCGTTGTTCCCGGTCTATTGGGGACTTTGGCTCGGCTCCAGTTCGTGGAGCGACTTCGACCGCAGTGTCGAGCTGGCGCGCAAACTCATCCTCATCGCGGAACAGGCCGATGCCGCACCGCTGCTCGCGCACGCGTACTACGCGCTGGGCAACAGCCTGTGCTGCTACGGCGACTTCGGCGGCGCAGTGACTGCCCTGGAGACCGGCCTCTCGTATTACCGGCCCGAACACGCCGATACCGGGCTTGGGGAAGACGCCCGCATCACGGGGCTGTCGTTCCTCTCGTGGGCCTACTGGTTCACCGGCCGCCACGACGCATCGCTGGCCGCCAGCGAAGAAGCGCTGGCGATGGGACGCCAGCAAGGCCGTCGCTACTCTTTCTCGTTCGCCCTCGTGTTTGCGGCTTTGTTGCGACGATTGCGCCGCGAAGTCGCACCCGCCGAGGCACTGGCGAGCGAAGCATCCGAAGTGGCAATGGAGACGGGCGTGGCACTCTGGGCGCTCGCCGGACAAACGATTCGCGGCTGGGCACTCGCCTCTCGCGGCGACGTGAGTGGCCTGGAGCGCATTACCGACAGCGTGGGCAGGCTGAGCGAAATCATGGGCGGAGTCGAAGGCATTTTCTTCGGTCTGCTCGTGGAAGCCTGCGCGGGCACTGGTGACATCGCGCTCGGGCTGCACGCCGCCGAGCGTGGTGCGCATGTGGCGGCGCGTCGCAGCGACGCCCACTGGCAAGCCGAGTTCCTGCGGCAGAAGGGCGACTTCCTGCGCGCCGGTCATCATCCCGACGACGCAGTACGCCCCTGGCTCGAGCAAGCATTGCAGATCGCAAGGGCGCAGGCTTCGCCAATGCTCACGTTGCGCGCTGCGCTCAGCTTGCTGCGGCTGAGTGGCGGCAACGCGCCGGGCGACGACGAACGGGTACGGCTGCTGCGCGAGGCGCTCGACGCGCTCAAGGGCGGTGAAACGCTCGCCGACGTGCAGGAAGCGCGCGCCATGATTGCCAACCTGTCGGCACCGCAGCCCGCGCGACATACCGCCCGTTACGGAAGCTGA
- a CDS encoding ABC transporter ATP-binding protein, producing the protein MILDVSGVHSYYGKSHILQGVTLSVGDGELVTLLGRNGAGKSTTLKTIAGVVTPRAGSIAFLGKPVAGQPAHRIAAKGVCFVPEHRGIFKLLTVEENLKLGARRDSPWQLADIYRIFPRLQERRKNGGAQLSGGEQQMLAIGRALMNHPRLLMLDEPVEGLAPVIVEEIVAQLKLIKQAGVAILLVEQNLEVCTQLADRHYIVEQGVIVYGADNAAFLADEVVKDRYLGVGVA; encoded by the coding sequence ATGATTCTCGACGTCTCAGGCGTTCACAGTTATTACGGCAAGAGCCACATTCTGCAAGGCGTGACGTTAAGTGTCGGCGACGGCGAACTCGTCACGCTGCTAGGCCGCAACGGCGCGGGCAAATCGACCACGCTCAAGACAATCGCGGGTGTGGTGACACCGAGGGCAGGCAGCATTGCTTTCCTGGGCAAGCCTGTTGCCGGACAACCCGCGCACCGGATCGCGGCAAAGGGCGTGTGCTTCGTGCCCGAGCATCGCGGCATCTTCAAATTGCTCACGGTCGAAGAGAATCTCAAGCTCGGCGCGCGACGCGATTCGCCGTGGCAGCTCGCCGACATCTACCGCATCTTTCCGCGCCTTCAGGAGCGCCGCAAGAACGGCGGCGCGCAACTGTCCGGCGGCGAACAGCAGATGCTCGCGATCGGCCGGGCGCTGATGAACCATCCGCGCCTGCTCATGCTCGACGAGCCGGTCGAAGGTCTGGCGCCGGTGATCGTCGAGGAAATCGTGGCGCAATTGAAACTCATCAAGCAGGCGGGCGTGGCCATCCTGCTCGTCGAACAGAATCTGGAAGTCTGCACGCAGCTCGCCGACCGGCATTACATTGTCGAGCAGGGCGTGATCGTGTACGGCGCGGATAACGCTGCGTTTCTCGCCGACGAGGTGGTCAAGGACCGCTATCTCGGCGTGGGCGTGGCGTGA
- a CDS encoding branched-chain amino acid ABC transporter permease: MNVYLLQVINGVGIGMLYFLLAVGLSIIFGLLRFVNFAHGAFYLLGAYFCYQALQWGLSFWLALIVCPIVVGALAWIAEKVLLSHIYEKAHEFHILVTVGLALVVQELVIIVWGPLGDNVAVPEVLDGVVMWGSFIYPKYRLFLIGFTAVFAAVLWWLLEGTRLGSAVRAGSESSEMVSLLGINVFRVFSLAFALGAGTAALAGVLAAPVRGVEPFMGIEALGIAFVVVVIGGMGSFAGALVGGLVIGIVQSLMSTIWPEGARLMIYVAMAAVLLMRPHGLLGRG, translated from the coding sequence ATGAACGTCTATTTGTTGCAAGTCATCAATGGCGTCGGGATCGGGATGTTGTACTTCCTGCTCGCCGTCGGCCTGTCGATCATCTTCGGCCTGCTGCGCTTTGTGAACTTCGCGCACGGCGCCTTCTATCTTCTCGGTGCTTATTTCTGCTATCAGGCGCTGCAATGGGGTCTGTCGTTCTGGCTCGCGCTGATCGTCTGTCCGATTGTCGTAGGCGCACTCGCGTGGATCGCCGAAAAAGTGCTGCTCTCGCATATCTACGAGAAGGCACACGAATTCCATATCCTCGTCACCGTCGGCCTTGCACTGGTCGTGCAGGAACTGGTCATCATCGTCTGGGGGCCGCTGGGCGATAACGTCGCGGTGCCCGAGGTGCTCGACGGCGTGGTGATGTGGGGCAGCTTCATCTATCCGAAATACCGGCTCTTTCTCATCGGCTTCACCGCCGTGTTCGCCGCTGTGCTGTGGTGGTTGCTCGAAGGCACGCGTCTGGGCAGCGCGGTACGCGCGGGCAGCGAATCGTCGGAAATGGTGTCGCTACTCGGTATCAACGTGTTCCGCGTGTTCAGTCTTGCCTTCGCGCTCGGTGCGGGCACGGCTGCACTCGCGGGTGTGCTGGCAGCCCCTGTGCGCGGCGTTGAACCGTTCATGGGCATCGAGGCGCTGGGCATTGCCTTCGTGGTGGTCGTCATCGGCGGCATGGGCAGTTTCGCCGGCGCGCTCGTGGGCGGTCTCGTGATCGGTATCGTGCAAAGTCTGATGAGCACGATCTGGCCGGAAGGCGCACGTCTGATGATCTATGTGGCGATGGCAGCCGTGCTGCTCATGCGTCCGCACGGCCTGCTCGGGAGAGGATGA
- a CDS encoding agmatine deiminase family protein encodes MTASHHDFGATGAKATGRWRMPPEWHPHAACWMAWPSHTVVSGARRHEVIPELGAIAHAIAKFEPLRVAVAPADMEEALRFLPVSATLHLMPVDDHWMRDTGPTFVFDDAMTAHAVRWNFNGWGQKLRPMPDADPHVAERVGRALGTGSSSVPLVAEGGALHVDGEGTLLVTQTSILNDNRNPGMTRREAEAVFRHWLGVTHIVWLPGSSLDVITDGHVDGSACFVRPGVLLATGAQGDDEWARETRENLRALKLARDACGRSFEIGLLPTPDFDALPANVAGDPDFAPVYVNFYLPNEGVVMAAFGDPAADAHAHDIVKRAFPDRHVVQLPLRGIARRGGGIHCCTQQQPAAARR; translated from the coding sequence ATGACGGCATCTCACCACGATTTTGGCGCGACAGGGGCTAAAGCCACGGGCCGCTGGCGCATGCCGCCGGAGTGGCATCCGCACGCTGCCTGCTGGATGGCCTGGCCGAGCCACACGGTCGTGTCGGGTGCGCGACGGCATGAAGTGATTCCGGAACTCGGCGCCATCGCACACGCGATCGCGAAGTTCGAGCCGCTACGCGTTGCCGTCGCCCCTGCCGACATGGAGGAAGCACTGCGGTTTCTGCCCGTCAGCGCCACGCTCCACCTCATGCCCGTGGACGATCACTGGATGCGCGACACCGGCCCGACCTTCGTGTTCGACGACGCCATGACGGCGCACGCGGTGCGCTGGAACTTCAACGGCTGGGGACAGAAGTTGCGGCCGATGCCCGACGCCGATCCGCACGTGGCGGAACGTGTCGGCCGGGCGCTCGGCACCGGTAGCTCGTCAGTGCCGCTGGTGGCCGAAGGGGGCGCACTGCATGTGGATGGCGAAGGCACGTTACTCGTCACGCAAACGTCAATACTCAACGACAACCGCAATCCCGGGATGACACGCCGTGAGGCCGAAGCGGTATTTCGTCACTGGCTGGGCGTGACGCACATCGTGTGGCTGCCGGGCTCGTCGCTCGACGTGATCACCGACGGCCATGTCGACGGTTCCGCGTGCTTCGTGCGACCCGGTGTGCTGCTCGCTACTGGTGCGCAAGGCGACGACGAATGGGCGCGCGAAACACGGGAGAATCTTCGTGCGCTAAAACTCGCACGCGACGCCTGCGGAAGATCTTTCGAGATCGGATTGCTGCCAACGCCCGACTTCGACGCCCTGCCCGCCAACGTGGCCGGCGATCCCGATTTCGCGCCGGTATATGTCAACTTCTATCTGCCTAACGAGGGCGTCGTGATGGCGGCGTTCGGCGATCCCGCGGCCGATGCGCATGCGCACGATATCGTGAAGCGTGCGTTCCCCGACCGCCATGTGGTGCAGTTACCGCTTCGCGGCATCGCGCGTCGCGGTGGCGGCATTCACTGCTGCACGCAGCAGCAGCCGGCCGCCGCACGGCGTTGA